The DNA region AGAGGAGGGAGAGAAGCACTGCCTTTATACCGATTTTGGCCGTACCCAGGTGGTATGAACGTAGCCGACGCGATGACGGTCCGCGACGACGTGGTCTCCGTCTCGCTACCGGGAACCCGAACCGACGTGCTCGAGTACTTTCAGGAGCGGGCGTTTTCCTCCGTACCGGTCGTCCAGTCGGACGACGGCACGGCCGAGTACCGCGGACTCGTCTCTCGAGAGACGCTGATCGAACAGCCCGACGAGGACCAGCTCGTCATGCTGATGGAGGACGTGCCGACGACGACGGCGGACACGAGCCTCGAGGCGGTCGCGAAGGTGATGGTCGAGGAAGGTGCGCGGCGCGTTCCCGTCGTGGATGGCGAGTTCGAGGGGATCGTCACGGTTACCGACGTCGTCCACGCGATCGCAAGGGGGGCGGCCGAGACCGACGCCGAAGTCGGCGACTACGCCGCCCGGAGCGTGAACACGACCTACGAGGACGTTCCGCTCCCCGTCGCGGAGCGCGAACTCCACTACGCGAACGCCCCGTACGCGGTCGTCCTCGACGACGACGGGCGGATGAGCGGCGTCATCACCGAGGTCGACGTCATCGACGTGGCTCGAATCGTCGAGGGCGAGGAGGAGACGGGCAACAACTTCCCAGACCAGGATGCCGACTACTCCTGGGAGGGAATCAAGGGCGTCGGCAGTCGGTCGCTTCCCACCCGCGACATCGAATTGCCGACCAGTCCGGTCAGCGAGTTCATGACCGAGGACGTGGTGACCGTCTCGCGGTCGAAATCCGTCGAGGGGGCCGCCCAGCTGATGATCAGCAACGACATCGAGCAGATTCCGATGGTCACCGGCGACGACCTCGTCGGTATCGTCCGGGACATCGACCTCGTGCGGTCGCTGTACGACTGAGCCCCCGTCGACAGCCTCTGGTTCGGCGAGCTACAGGCAACCAACCACACGTTCGTTCCTCGAGTTGCGCGAGTTGTTCGAGTCGCTCCGCCGAGGAATCGACTGTGAACCCGTGACGCAGCCTCGAAAGTGACTTTTGTCCGGCGGGGCTCGAGACGAGTATGAGCGACGAGGCTACGAGCCAGAAACTGACCGAACTCGCCAAGCGCCGCGGCTACTTCTTCCAGTCTTC from Natronosalvus rutilus includes:
- a CDS encoding CBS domain-containing protein; the protein is MNVADAMTVRDDVVSVSLPGTRTDVLEYFQERAFSSVPVVQSDDGTAEYRGLVSRETLIEQPDEDQLVMLMEDVPTTTADTSLEAVAKVMVEEGARRVPVVDGEFEGIVTVTDVVHAIARGAAETDAEVGDYAARSVNTTYEDVPLPVAERELHYANAPYAVVLDDDGRMSGVITEVDVIDVARIVEGEEETGNNFPDQDADYSWEGIKGVGSRSLPTRDIELPTSPVSEFMTEDVVTVSRSKSVEGAAQLMISNDIEQIPMVTGDDLVGIVRDIDLVRSLYD